A window from Mycobacterium saskatchewanense encodes these proteins:
- a CDS encoding serine hydrolase domain-containing protein produces MTSALNAVDEWPVTAVAAAVVGPDGILDSHGDTARVFELASVTKPLVARAVHVAVEEGVVELDTPAGPPGATIRHLLAHASGLAMHGDKVLAKPGTRRMYSNYGFTVLAQAVERESEIEFGRYLTEAVCEPLAMVATRLNGGTEAAGFGATSTVADLAAFAGDLLRPLTVSAQLHAEATTVQFPGLDGVLPGYGVQRPNDWGLGFEIRNGKSPHWTGARNSARTYGHFGQAGGFIWADPEAGLALVVLTDRDFGEWALRPWPALSDAVLALFRR; encoded by the coding sequence ATGACGAGCGCGCTGAACGCCGTCGACGAGTGGCCCGTCACCGCCGTCGCGGCCGCGGTTGTCGGGCCGGACGGGATCCTGGACAGCCACGGCGACACCGCGCGGGTATTCGAGCTCGCGTCGGTGACCAAGCCGCTGGTGGCCCGCGCCGTGCACGTCGCCGTCGAGGAGGGCGTCGTCGAACTCGACACCCCCGCCGGGCCCCCCGGCGCCACGATCCGGCACCTGCTCGCCCACGCGTCGGGCCTGGCGATGCACGGCGACAAGGTGCTGGCCAAGCCGGGCACCCGGCGGATGTACTCCAACTACGGGTTCACCGTGCTGGCCCAAGCGGTGGAGCGCGAGTCCGAGATCGAATTCGGCCGGTACCTCACCGAGGCGGTGTGTGAGCCCCTGGCCATGGTCGCCACCCGGCTGAACGGCGGCACCGAGGCCGCCGGATTCGGCGCGACCTCGACGGTGGCGGACCTGGCGGCGTTCGCCGGCGACCTGCTGCGGCCCCTGACGGTGTCGGCGCAGCTGCACGCCGAGGCGACGACCGTGCAATTTCCCGGCCTGGACGGCGTGCTGCCGGGCTACGGCGTCCAACGGCCCAACGACTGGGGGCTGGGTTTCGAGATCCGCAACGGCAAGTCGCCGCACTGGACGGGCGCGCGCAACTCGGCCCGCACGTACGGCCATTTCGGGCAGGCCGGCGGGTTCATCTGGGCGGATCCCGAGGCCGGGCTGGCGTTGGTGGTGCTGACCGACCGTGACTTCGGAGAATGGGCGCTGCGGCCCTGGCCTGCGCTTTCCGACGCGGTCCTCGCCCTATTCAGACGGTGA
- a CDS encoding DUF3145 domain-containing protein produces the protein MRASNQFSDVTTGVVYIHASPAAVCPHVEWALSSTLQSKANLVWTPQPAMPGQLRAVTNWVGPVGTGGRLANALRSWSVLRFEVTEDPSPGVDGHRFSHTPQLGLWSGAMSANGDVMVGEMRLRSMMAQGADTLAAELDSVLGTAWDEALEVYRDGGDAGEVAWLTRGVG, from the coding sequence ATGCGTGCGTCGAATCAATTCTCCGACGTGACGACCGGCGTGGTTTACATCCACGCCTCGCCGGCGGCGGTGTGCCCACACGTCGAGTGGGCGTTGTCGTCGACGCTGCAATCCAAGGCCAACCTGGTCTGGACCCCGCAGCCGGCGATGCCCGGGCAGCTGCGCGCCGTCACCAACTGGGTCGGGCCCGTCGGGACCGGCGGCCGGCTGGCGAACGCCCTGCGTTCCTGGTCGGTGCTGCGGTTCGAGGTCACCGAGGACCCCAGCCCGGGCGTGGACGGCCATCGATTCAGCCACACCCCGCAGCTCGGCCTGTGGAGCGGGGCGATGAGCGCCAACGGCGACGTCATGGTCGGCGAGATGCGGCTGCGGTCGATGATGGCGCAGGGCGCCGACACGCTGGCCGCCGAGCTGGACTCGGTGCTGGGCACGGCGTGGGACGAGGCGCTCGAGGTGTACCGAGACGGCGGCGACGCGGGCGAGGTGGCCTGGCTGACCCGGGGCGTCGGATAG